The following are encoded in a window of Mycobacteroides chelonae CCUG 47445 genomic DNA:
- a CDS encoding RND family transporter: MSAGHAQESRAARIIRRLAVPIVLFWVAIAAVTNATVPQLEVVGEERSAPLNAADAPSTLAMRHIGKVFNEFDSDSSAMVVLEGDKPLGAEAHQYYNTLVQRLNDDREHVQHVADYWGDPITAGGSQSKDGKAAYVQVYVAGNQGEALSNESVDAVRRIVADTPAPDGVKAYVSGEAPTITDQFEVGNAGSAQVTIITFAVIAIMLLVVYRSLTTTALVLVTVLVELSAARGIVAALGHTGVIGLSTYATNLLTMLAIAAGTDYAIFFVGRYQEARSAGEDRLAAYHTMFKSTAHVIVGSGLTVAGALLCLSFTRLPYFQTLGLPAALGVLVTLAAALTMAPAVLVIGSRFGLLDPKRAMRTRGWRRIGTAIVRWPGPILVVSCIVTLVGLLALPGYKTTYDGRIYMPSSVPSNVGYAAAERHFSVARLNPELLMIETDFDMRNPAGMVLLERVAKSVLHARGVALVQSITRPLGTPITHSSIPFQISASSASQLMNLSQQENQALYLSQQADQMTRTIAVLKQQLALQQQSAAITHEQTQGFQQTVAVAQDLRDKIANFDDQFRPIRNYFYWEPHCFDIPFCAALRSVFDALDGIDELVDALQTVTGSLNKLDALQPKLVDLIPPQIEIQEKNRDLTQSNYAINNGTNTQNEESTRTATELGKAFDDAKNDDSFYLPPEAFDNPAFKRGMKLFMSPDGKAARMIITHQGDPQTSEGIAHIDAIKEAAFDAVKATPLADAKIYVAGTASAYKDIADGQKYDLLMAALASLGLILLIMMFLTRSLVAALVIVGTVALSLAASFGMSVVVWQYIFGIPLYWVIFPLAVIILLAVGADYNLLLISRFKEETGAGLKTGIIRAIAGTGGVVTAAGLVFAVTMSSFIFSDLRVLGQIGTTIGLGLLFDTLVVRSFLTPAIATMLGRWFWWPLNVRTRPTPKPFGPKPVAPDDATGPISVGT, encoded by the coding sequence ATGAGCGCCGGTCACGCCCAAGAATCGCGGGCGGCGAGGATTATCCGCAGGCTCGCGGTGCCGATTGTGTTGTTCTGGGTGGCCATCGCGGCGGTGACCAACGCCACCGTGCCCCAACTGGAGGTGGTGGGTGAAGAACGGTCTGCCCCGCTGAACGCTGCCGATGCGCCATCGACGCTGGCGATGAGGCATATCGGCAAGGTCTTCAACGAGTTCGACTCGGACAGCTCGGCAATGGTTGTGCTCGAGGGCGACAAACCCCTTGGCGCGGAGGCTCATCAGTACTACAACACATTGGTGCAGCGGCTCAATGATGACCGCGAGCACGTGCAGCACGTCGCCGACTACTGGGGCGATCCGATCACGGCAGGCGGCTCCCAAAGCAAGGACGGCAAGGCCGCGTACGTACAGGTCTACGTCGCCGGTAATCAGGGTGAGGCGCTTTCCAACGAGTCCGTCGACGCCGTGCGTCGCATTGTGGCGGACACGCCAGCTCCAGACGGGGTCAAGGCCTACGTTTCCGGTGAGGCTCCCACCATCACCGATCAGTTCGAGGTAGGTAACGCAGGTTCCGCCCAAGTCACGATCATCACGTTCGCTGTTATCGCGATCATGCTGCTGGTCGTCTACCGATCACTGACCACCACGGCGCTGGTTCTGGTGACAGTGCTGGTGGAACTGTCGGCAGCCCGAGGAATCGTTGCAGCACTGGGACATACGGGCGTCATTGGCCTCTCGACATATGCCACGAATCTGCTGACCATGCTCGCCATTGCCGCCGGTACCGACTACGCGATATTTTTCGTCGGCCGCTATCAAGAGGCACGCTCGGCTGGTGAGGATCGCCTGGCCGCCTACCACACGATGTTCAAGTCCACCGCGCATGTGATCGTCGGATCGGGTCTCACGGTCGCGGGCGCGTTGCTCTGCCTGTCGTTCACACGGTTGCCCTACTTTCAGACCCTGGGCCTGCCCGCAGCGCTCGGGGTGTTGGTGACATTGGCAGCGGCACTCACCATGGCACCGGCCGTGTTGGTGATCGGAAGCCGTTTCGGGCTGCTGGACCCCAAACGCGCGATGCGTACCCGCGGCTGGCGCCGTATCGGCACCGCAATCGTGCGCTGGCCCGGACCCATTCTCGTCGTCTCATGCATCGTGACGCTTGTTGGATTGCTCGCATTGCCGGGGTACAAGACCACTTACGACGGCCGCATCTACATGCCAAGCTCCGTTCCCTCCAATGTGGGGTATGCCGCCGCCGAGCGACATTTCTCCGTCGCGCGCCTGAACCCCGAGCTTCTGATGATCGAAACCGATTTCGATATGCGTAACCCCGCGGGAATGGTCTTGCTGGAACGCGTCGCCAAATCCGTTCTGCACGCCCGCGGCGTGGCCCTGGTCCAATCGATCACCCGTCCGCTCGGAACTCCGATCACCCACTCCTCTATTCCATTTCAGATCAGTGCATCAAGTGCCAGCCAGCTGATGAATCTCTCACAGCAGGAGAACCAGGCCCTATATCTGTCCCAACAGGCTGATCAGATGACGCGGACCATCGCTGTGCTGAAACAGCAGCTGGCACTTCAACAACAAAGTGCGGCGATCACGCATGAGCAAACCCAGGGGTTCCAGCAGACCGTGGCAGTCGCGCAGGACCTGAGGGACAAGATCGCGAACTTCGATGACCAGTTCCGGCCCATACGCAACTACTTCTACTGGGAGCCGCACTGCTTTGACATCCCCTTCTGCGCGGCGCTGAGATCGGTCTTCGACGCGCTGGACGGTATCGATGAACTCGTCGACGCACTCCAAACCGTCACCGGAAGCCTCAACAAACTCGACGCTTTGCAGCCCAAACTCGTGGATCTCATTCCGCCCCAGATTGAGATACAGGAGAAGAACCGCGATCTGACCCAGTCCAACTACGCCATCAACAACGGCACCAATACGCAGAATGAAGAATCAACCCGCACCGCAACAGAGTTGGGTAAGGCCTTTGATGATGCGAAGAACGATGATTCCTTCTACCTGCCACCCGAGGCGTTCGATAACCCCGCGTTCAAACGCGGCATGAAACTGTTCATGTCGCCGGACGGCAAGGCCGCGCGCATGATCATCACTCACCAAGGGGATCCACAGACCTCCGAGGGCATCGCACACATTGATGCGATCAAAGAGGCGGCCTTCGATGCCGTCAAGGCAACACCATTGGCGGACGCCAAGATCTATGTGGCGGGAACCGCCTCTGCGTACAAGGACATCGCCGACGGCCAGAAATACGATCTACTGATGGCCGCGTTGGCCTCGCTCGGCCTCATCCTGCTCATCATGATGTTCCTCACCCGCAGCCTGGTCGCAGCACTTGTGATCGTGGGGACCGTCGCACTATCGCTGGCCGCATCGTTCGGCATGTCAGTAGTGGTGTGGCAGTACATCTTCGGCATTCCGTTATATTGGGTCATCTTCCCGCTGGCCGTCATCATCTTGCTGGCGGTCGGAGCAGACTACAACTTGCTGCTGATATCCCGATTCAAGGAGGAAACCGGTGCGGGCCTGAAGACGGGAATCATCCGCGCCATCGCCGGCACCGGAGGCGTCGTCACCGCCGCGGGCTTGGTCTTCGCGGTGACGATGTCGTCCTTCATCTTCAGCGATCTGCGCGTGCTCGGCCAGATCGGTACCACCATCGGACTCGGCCTGCTGTTCGACACGCTGGTGGTGCGGTCGTTCTTGACCCCGGCGATCGCCACCATGCTGGGCCGCTGGTTCTGGTGGCCCCTCAACGTGCGCACGCGTCCAACTCCCAAACCCTTTGGGCCAAAACCAGTTGCGCCCGACGATGCCACCGGACCGATCTCGGTGGGCACATAG
- a CDS encoding MmpS family transport accessory protein yields MQGWFWSFLKRWWTFIVAAAVVAVVAFGVTRLHGIFGSNIELSRPGTEAMENTNYNPKRVLLEVFGTSGSTATINFLDEMAQPHRVDNAALPWSHELVTNDPTLFADLRAQGSGDVTGCRITVDGIVKDERTVTIVNGYTTCLDKSA; encoded by the coding sequence GTGCAGGGCTGGTTCTGGAGTTTCCTCAAACGCTGGTGGACATTCATCGTCGCGGCGGCCGTAGTGGCAGTAGTGGCCTTCGGAGTGACACGGCTGCATGGCATTTTCGGTTCAAACATCGAACTGTCACGTCCCGGCACCGAGGCCATGGAGAACACCAACTACAACCCCAAGCGCGTCCTTCTCGAGGTCTTCGGCACGTCGGGAAGCACCGCCACCATCAACTTCCTCGACGAGATGGCTCAGCCGCACCGCGTCGACAACGCTGCCCTGCCCTGGTCCCACGAGCTCGTGACCAACGACCCCACCTTGTTCGCCGACCTGCGCGCGCAGGGCAGTGGTGACGTGACGGGCTGCCGCATCACCGTCGACGGCATCGTCAAAGACGAAAGGACTGTCACCATCGTGAATGGCTACACCACCTGCCTGGACAAGTCCGCATGA
- a CDS encoding TetR/AcrR family transcriptional regulator, translated as MTNGVSTGLTKAAKKRQSSQWTPREVELLAVTLRLLQQHGYDRLSVDEVAAESKASKATIYRRWPSKAELVLAAFIEGLRAQLIRPNTGSLREDLLQIGMNALADVRRNTPVMRGLLIEIERNPDLTKAFRTKFIDQRKLLLDDVLAAAVERGEIEAAAINEELWDLLPGYLVFRSLMPVRSPTANTVRTLVNDVIMPSLTRKL; from the coding sequence ATGACGAATGGCGTGTCAACGGGGTTGACTAAGGCGGCGAAGAAGCGACAGTCCTCCCAGTGGACGCCCCGAGAGGTGGAGCTGCTCGCTGTCACCCTGCGGCTGCTGCAGCAGCATGGGTACGACCGGCTGTCGGTCGATGAAGTTGCCGCGGAGTCGAAGGCGAGTAAGGCGACGATCTATCGGCGTTGGCCGTCGAAGGCGGAACTGGTGCTAGCGGCCTTCATCGAGGGACTGCGTGCGCAGTTGATCCGGCCGAATACCGGTTCGCTACGCGAGGATCTGCTGCAGATCGGGATGAACGCGCTCGCTGACGTTCGGCGTAATACGCCGGTCATGCGCGGTCTGCTGATCGAGATTGAGCGAAACCCGGACTTGACCAAGGCATTTCGGACGAAGTTTATCGATCAGCGCAAGTTGTTACTCGACGACGTACTTGCCGCAGCTGTGGAACGCGGCGAGATCGAGGCGGCCGCCATCAATGAGGAGCTTTGGGATCTGTTACCGGGGTACTTGGTGTTCCGTTCGTTGATGCCCGTGAGATCGCCGACGGCCAACACCGTTCGCACGCTGGTGAACGACGTCATCATGCCCAGCCTGACCCGGAAGCTCTGA
- a CDS encoding GGDEF domain-containing protein → MRSARTARPRRRRTSEQEYRFVTGALGRRNLKHLKVTIGLLCMSILPLGTIVNMHPLGPQGTGRTIHQLLIAVSFLVGVCWIARPWPTRRWAIAFVIWADFSFAVSAWMYAGPMMRLAPVLYMSTIGVFAAFLMGWRVLAVHCVFASAVLGSITLWNMHRGAATFLDQFHYNAPAFTTVVLLPILIQAVIEGGRRSIRATISAANRDPLTGLLNRRGMQATFDYLLGKRPNPTTVVVMVADVDRFKELNDAYGHEAGDRTLQDIADNLFANTRQEDIAARIGGDEFMVVAFVDDPDDIAIVNARIRAAPVGAGASGTSMSVGIAWASTDTVDFSFESLTRQADFKLYEAKRARIPREPTA, encoded by the coding sequence GTGCGCAGCGCCCGAACCGCCCGGCCGCGACGTAGGCGGACCTCAGAGCAGGAATACCGATTTGTCACGGGCGCCCTCGGCCGCCGGAATCTGAAGCACTTGAAGGTCACCATCGGGTTGCTGTGTATGTCGATCCTCCCGCTGGGAACGATCGTCAATATGCACCCATTGGGTCCGCAGGGCACTGGGCGCACGATTCACCAGCTACTCATCGCAGTATCGTTCCTGGTCGGGGTGTGCTGGATTGCCCGCCCATGGCCGACTCGACGCTGGGCCATCGCCTTCGTGATCTGGGCGGACTTCTCATTCGCGGTCTCCGCCTGGATGTATGCGGGTCCCATGATGCGGCTTGCCCCGGTCTTGTACATGAGCACGATCGGTGTTTTCGCCGCGTTTCTGATGGGCTGGCGCGTGTTGGCAGTGCACTGTGTCTTCGCTTCGGCCGTACTCGGCTCGATCACGCTGTGGAACATGCATAGGGGCGCGGCGACCTTCCTGGACCAGTTCCACTACAACGCACCGGCATTCACCACGGTCGTCCTCCTACCGATCCTCATACAGGCCGTGATCGAAGGAGGCAGAAGATCGATACGCGCCACTATTTCGGCCGCCAACCGCGATCCGCTGACCGGTCTGCTGAACCGCAGGGGTATGCAAGCCACCTTCGACTATCTACTCGGCAAGCGGCCGAATCCCACAACCGTCGTGGTGATGGTGGCCGATGTCGACAGATTCAAGGAACTCAACGACGCCTACGGCCACGAAGCCGGGGATAGGACGCTACAAGACATCGCGGACAATCTGTTCGCGAACACCCGGCAGGAAGACATCGCCGCCCGCATTGGCGGCGACGAGTTCATGGTCGTCGCATTCGTAGACGATCCGGACGATATCGCCATAGTCAACGCTCGAATACGCGCTGCACCGGTGGGCGCAGGCGCTTCCGGCACCTCGATGAGCGTAGGCATCGCCTGGGCATCGACCGACACGGTGGACTTCAGCTTCGAATCCCTCACGCGGCAAGCAGATTTCAAACTATACGAAGCCAAACGCGCCCGCATACCGCGTGAGCCCACGGCCTGA
- the arsC gene encoding arsenate reductase (glutaredoxin) (This arsenate reductase requires both glutathione and glutaredoxin to convert arsenate to arsenite, after which the efflux transporter formed by ArsA and ArsB can extrude the arsenite from the cell, providing resistance.) codes for MDATIYHNPRCTKSRQALTRLEEAGATVTVVKYLDDVLTKAQLKKLIKDAELTVRDAVRTGEAEYKELGLADASDDALLDAMVAHPRLIQRPFVVTAKGTRMARPTEAVDEIL; via the coding sequence GTGGACGCGACGATTTACCACAATCCCAGGTGCACGAAGTCCCGTCAGGCGCTGACACGTCTTGAGGAGGCCGGCGCCACCGTGACCGTCGTGAAGTACCTCGATGACGTACTCACCAAAGCGCAGCTGAAAAAGCTGATCAAGGACGCGGAGCTCACTGTGCGTGACGCGGTGCGCACCGGCGAGGCCGAGTACAAGGAGCTCGGTCTTGCGGATGCCTCCGACGACGCACTCCTTGATGCCATGGTTGCGCACCCGCGGCTAATCCAGCGGCCATTCGTGGTGACTGCGAAGGGCACCCGGATGGCACGCCCTACCGAGGCTGTCGACGAGATCCTGTAG
- a CDS encoding LysR family transcriptional regulator, whose amino-acid sequence MQFRQLEYFVALARERHFARAASACYVSQPALSEAIRKLEHELGVPLVLRGSNFEGLTPEGERLVLWARRILADRDALEHEVTALRSGLTGELRLGVVPGAATRVALMADAFCAEHPLVRVRIESSLRSTEILDRIRRFELDAGVVYDDGLQTDGFELTRLYEERYVLVAGEGLLRDAPDPIDWSEALSLPMCLLHKGMRDRDRIDEAAAEHGLAVSPRLEADSVATLLALVGTGRWAAIVARTWFATVPAPAGARVVELQAPRLGSPVVLVRAAGEPASLLARALAQTAAPLDQP is encoded by the coding sequence ATGCAGTTCCGTCAGCTTGAGTATTTCGTGGCGCTGGCGCGGGAACGACACTTCGCCCGCGCTGCGTCGGCGTGCTACGTATCCCAGCCGGCGCTGTCGGAGGCCATCCGCAAGCTCGAGCACGAGCTGGGTGTCCCGCTGGTACTGCGCGGGTCGAACTTTGAGGGCTTGACTCCGGAGGGAGAGCGCCTGGTCCTTTGGGCACGAAGGATTCTCGCGGACCGTGACGCGCTGGAGCATGAGGTGACGGCCTTGCGTAGCGGACTCACCGGTGAGCTGCGGTTGGGTGTGGTGCCCGGGGCGGCCACCCGTGTGGCGCTGATGGCCGATGCTTTCTGTGCTGAACACCCGCTGGTGCGGGTACGGATCGAGTCCAGCCTGCGCTCCACGGAGATCCTGGACCGCATCCGCCGGTTCGAGCTCGATGCGGGTGTGGTCTACGACGATGGGTTGCAGACCGACGGTTTTGAGCTAACCCGACTTTACGAGGAGCGCTACGTGCTGGTGGCGGGCGAGGGGTTGTTGCGTGACGCCCCCGACCCGATCGACTGGTCGGAAGCGCTAAGTCTGCCAATGTGTTTGTTGCACAAGGGTATGCGTGACCGCGATCGCATCGATGAGGCTGCTGCCGAGCATGGGCTCGCCGTATCACCTCGCCTGGAGGCTGATTCCGTCGCAACATTGCTGGCCTTGGTAGGGACCGGCCGCTGGGCGGCCATCGTCGCACGGACCTGGTTCGCTACCGTGCCTGCGCCAGCAGGTGCCCGAGTCGTGGAGCTGCAGGCACCGAGGCTCGGGTCGCCGGTCGTGCTGGTGCGTGCCGCGGGTGAGCCCGCGTCGCTCTTGGCGCGCGCACTGGCGCAGACGGCGGCACCGCTCGACCAGCCCTGA
- a CDS encoding NAD-dependent formate dehydrogenase, with protein sequence MAKILCVLYPDPVTGYPPVYARDSIPVIGGYPDGQSLPTPSAIDFTPGELLGCVSGELGLRRYLEAQGHELVVTSDKDGPGSVFEKELPEADVVISQPFWPAYLSAERIAKAPKLKLALTAGIGSDHVDLDAAIKAGITVAEVTYCNSISVAEHAVMQILALVRNYLPSHQWVVDGGWNIADSVERAYDLEGFDVGIIAAGRIGQAVMRRLKPFDVRLHYFDTRRLPAEVEQELGLTYHPDVHSLVSSVDIVDIHAPLHPQTYHLFDANLINSMRRGSYIVNTARAEIMVRDAVVDALRSGQLAGYAGDVWYPQPPAPDHPWRTMPHEAMTPHVSGTTLSAQARYAAGTREILEDFFERRPIRDEYLIVEGGQLAGTGAKSYTADGSASPGAGT encoded by the coding sequence ATGGCGAAGATCTTGTGTGTGCTCTACCCCGACCCGGTGACGGGTTATCCGCCCGTGTATGCCCGAGATTCGATCCCGGTCATCGGCGGCTATCCCGATGGGCAGAGTCTGCCTACCCCGTCGGCCATCGATTTCACCCCGGGCGAGCTGCTGGGATGTGTGTCCGGAGAACTCGGCTTGCGCCGTTACCTGGAGGCGCAGGGGCACGAGCTTGTGGTTACCTCCGACAAGGATGGGCCCGGTTCGGTGTTCGAGAAGGAGCTGCCAGAAGCCGATGTGGTTATCTCTCAGCCCTTCTGGCCCGCATATCTCAGTGCGGAGCGAATTGCCAAGGCGCCCAAACTGAAGCTGGCATTGACGGCGGGTATCGGCTCGGACCATGTTGACCTGGATGCGGCGATCAAGGCGGGCATCACTGTCGCCGAGGTGACGTACTGCAACAGCATCAGCGTGGCCGAGCATGCCGTCATGCAGATCCTGGCACTGGTGCGCAACTACCTTCCGTCACACCAGTGGGTGGTCGACGGCGGCTGGAACATCGCGGACAGTGTTGAACGCGCCTACGACCTTGAGGGATTCGATGTCGGCATCATCGCGGCAGGGCGTATCGGGCAGGCAGTAATGCGTCGGCTCAAGCCATTTGACGTTCGGCTGCACTATTTTGACACTCGTCGGCTGCCTGCCGAGGTGGAGCAGGAGCTGGGTCTCACCTATCACCCGGACGTGCACTCCCTGGTCAGCTCTGTGGACATCGTCGACATCCATGCCCCGCTGCACCCGCAGACTTATCACCTGTTCGACGCGAACCTGATCAACTCCATGCGACGAGGCTCGTACATCGTGAACACCGCGCGTGCCGAGATCATGGTTCGCGATGCGGTGGTCGATGCGTTGCGTAGCGGACAGCTGGCCGGTTACGCCGGCGACGTCTGGTACCCCCAGCCGCCTGCCCCCGATCATCCATGGCGCACCATGCCGCACGAGGCCATGACGCCGCATGTCTCCGGCACCACGCTGTCGGCGCAGGCAAGGTATGCGGCCGGTACCCGGGAAATCCTCGAAGACTTCTTTGAGCGGCGGCCTATCCGCGACGAATACCTGATCGTCGAGGGCGGCCAGCTGGCCGGAACCGGAGCCAAGTCCTACACCGCGGACGGCTCGGCCAGCCCCGGCGCGGGCACCTAG
- a CDS encoding DUF4345 family protein produces the protein MSHNASLRKAAAGFYAGIGIFALVKPALVPQMFGGDAPTSESRTEVRAVYGGIPLAFALALAQAGDDGPRSAGLRAAVRYASYGMGLTRLLSGGFERRVRPWPTGFFAALEIAAGAALTERLNA, from the coding sequence ATGAGTCACAACGCATCACTGCGCAAAGCGGCAGCGGGGTTTTACGCGGGAATCGGCATCTTCGCCCTTGTGAAACCCGCCCTGGTGCCACAGATGTTCGGCGGCGACGCACCGACCAGTGAGTCCCGCACCGAGGTTCGCGCCGTGTACGGAGGCATCCCCCTGGCCTTCGCGCTGGCCTTGGCGCAGGCCGGTGATGACGGCCCTCGATCAGCGGGTCTTCGTGCCGCTGTTCGTTACGCCAGCTACGGCATGGGGCTGACCCGATTGTTGTCTGGCGGGTTTGAACGGCGAGTGCGGCCTTGGCCCACAGGGTTTTTCGCGGCGCTGGAAATCGCTGCGGGCGCGGCACTCACCGAGCGGCTCAATGCCTGA